A stretch of Zootoca vivipara chromosome 13, rZooViv1.1, whole genome shotgun sequence DNA encodes these proteins:
- the LOC118077879 gene encoding olfactory receptor 14A16-like: MANQSTVTEFILMGFSSDPEEQFLYFVIFLSIYLIALVGNFLITVAVALNHKLHTPMYFFLVNLSLSDICYISTTIPKSIAASLSDDKRISFAGCVAQVFLVVTFGGSELALLTIMAYDRYVAICHPLQYELIMNWDACIQMAAASWISNLIHSSFHTITTFRLHFCGSNIIGQYFCDIPQLLKISCTDTKLNQILIFAFGITLASFGGGFIFVSYGYIFSAVLRIPSVQGRYKAFSTCIPHLTVFSLFISTDLFSYMSPKAFSSTTMDLLSAVLYTVLPPLLNPIIYSFRNKDIQEAVLKIPKRIRSLLA, encoded by the coding sequence ATGGCCAACCAGTCTACTGTGACAGAATTTATTCTGATGGGGTTTTCCAGTGACCCAGAAGAACAATTTTTGTACTTTGTGATatttctctccatttatttaaTAGCCTTAGTGGGGAATTTCCTCATCACCGTTGCTGTTGCCCTGAACCACAAACTGCACACTCCTATGTACTTCTTTCTGGTCAACCTATCATTATCAGACATCTGCTACATCTCAACCACAATCCCCAAATCCATAGCTGCTTCTTTGTCAGATGACAAACGGATTTCTTTTGCTGGCTGTGTTGCACAGGTTTTCTTAGTTGTCACTTTTGGAGGTTCTGAGCTTGCCTTGCTCACAATCATGGCTTATGATCGCTATGTTGCAATCTGCCATCCTCTGCAGTATGAGCTGATCATGAACTGGGATGCCTGCATCCAAATGGCAGCTGCTTCCTGGATTAGCAACCTAATTCATTCGTCATTTCATACCATTACCACTTTCAGGCTTCATTTCTGTGGGTCCAATATTATTGGGCAGTATTTCTGTGATATCCCTCAGCTGCTAAAGATTTCTTGTACTGACACAAAGCTTAACCAAATTTTGATTTTTGCCTTTGGGATTACACTAGCTTCATTTGGTGGAGGGTTCATCTTTGTTTCCTATGGCTACATCTTCTCTGCTGTGCTGAGAATCCCTTCTGTTCAAGGTAGATATAAAGCTTTCTCTACCTGCATCCCCCACCTGACtgtcttttctttatttattagcaCAGATTTGTTTTCATATATGAGTCCTAAAGCATTTTCTTCTACAACGATGGATTTGCTCTCTGCTGTATTGTATACTGTTTTGCCACCATTACTGAATCCCATTATTTATAGCTTTAGGAACAAAGATATCCAAGAGGCCGTGTTGAAAATACCAAAAAGAATTAGAAGTCTCCTAGCATGA